A window from Corvus cornix cornix isolate S_Up_H32 chromosome 8, ASM73873v5, whole genome shotgun sequence encodes these proteins:
- the ALG14 gene encoding UDP-N-acetylglucosamine transferase subunit ALG14 homolog translates to MEELPVVVVLLLLLSLLLVPLVLLDKRRRGRRTPPFSLLVVAGSGGHTTEILRLLSCLSESYSPRHYVLADSDKMSEAKIRSFEQKRAETYSNSQFTLDRIPRSREVRQSWISSVVTTLYSILYSLPLTYKRKPDLILCNGPGTCVPVCLSAFLLGLLRIKRTIIVYVESICRVETLSLSGKILYYFSDYFIVQWPDLKKKYPKSVYLGRIV, encoded by the exons ATGGAGGAGCTGCCTGTCGTCGTcgtcctgctcctcctcctctccttacTGCTTGTACCCCTCGTGCTCCTGGATAAGAGGCGCCGCGGCCGGCGGACGCCTCCGTTCAGTCTCCTGGTGGTGGCCGGCTCTG GTGGGCACACAACAGAAATCCTGAGGTTACTTAGCTGTTTGTCAGAGTCATACTCTCCTAGACATTATGTTTTGGCGGACTCAGATAAGATGAGTGAAGCTAAAATACGTTCTTTTGAACAAAAAAGAGCTGAAACATACTCCAACTCCCAG TTCACCCTTGATCGCATTCCCAGAAGCCGTGAGGTTAGACAGTCTTGGATCTCCTCTGTGGTAACAACACTATACTCCATACTTTACTCTCTTCCTCTGACCTACAAACGGAAACCAGATTTG ataTTGTGCAATGGACCAGGAACATGTGTTCCTGTCtgtttatctgcttttcttcttggcCTTCTACGAATAAAGAGAACAATCATTGTGTATGTAGAGAGCATCTGCCGTGTGGAAACTTTATCCCTGTCTGGAAAGATTCTTTACTACttttcagattatttcattGTTCAGTGGCCtgatctaaagaaaaaatatcccaaGTCAGTGTATCTTGGTAGAATAGTGtaa